The following proteins come from a genomic window of Limosilactobacillus reuteri:
- the rpsB gene encoding 30S ribosomal protein S2, translating to MSVVSMKQLLEAGVHFGHQTRRWNPKMEEYIFTERNGIYIIDLQKTVKLIDTAYNYMKDVAANDGVALFVGTKKQAQDAIEEEATRAGQYYVNHRWLGGTLTNWKTIQSRIARLKELKKMSEDGTFDVLPKKEVAVLTKQREKLERFLGGIEDMPRIPDVMFIVDPHKEQIAVKEAQKLHIPIVAMVDTNTDPDDIDYVIPSNDDAIRAVRLITSKMADAFVEGKQGQDDAQQETADDNAANETVSEDSLKNLKNSVEGKED from the coding sequence ATGTCTGTTGTATCTATGAAGCAATTGCTTGAAGCCGGTGTCCACTTCGGTCACCAAACTCGTCGTTGGAACCCAAAGATGGAAGAATACATCTTTACTGAACGTAACGGTATTTACATCATTGACTTACAAAAGACTGTTAAGTTAATTGATACTGCTTACAACTACATGAAGGATGTTGCTGCTAACGATGGTGTTGCTTTATTTGTTGGTACAAAGAAGCAAGCTCAAGATGCTATTGAAGAAGAAGCTACTCGTGCAGGTCAATACTACGTTAACCACCGTTGGTTAGGTGGTACTTTGACCAACTGGAAGACTATCCAATCACGGATCGCTCGTTTGAAGGAACTTAAGAAGATGAGCGAAGACGGTACATTTGATGTTCTTCCTAAGAAGGAAGTTGCTGTCTTAACTAAGCAACGTGAAAAGCTTGAACGTTTCCTTGGTGGTATTGAAGATATGCCACGGATCCCAGATGTTATGTTCATCGTTGATCCTCACAAGGAACAAATCGCTGTTAAGGAAGCTCAAAAGTTACACATTCCAATCGTAGCTATGGTTGATACTAACACTGACCCAGACGACATTGATTACGTTATCCCATCAAACGATGATGCTATCCGTGCCGTCCGCTTAATCACTTCAAAGATGGCTGATGCTTTTGTTGAAGGTAAGCAAGGTCAAGACGATGCTCAACAAGAAACTGCTGATGATAACGCTGCT